One window from the genome of Pungitius pungitius chromosome 14, fPunPun2.1, whole genome shotgun sequence encodes:
- the dcaf5 gene encoding DDB1- and CUL4-associated factor 5 has translation MKELKGCGMRCSVGFLSRRELTGQPLMKEEFQRRRMAGCTSLYKKDMLGHFGCVNAIEFSNNGGEWLVSGGDDRRVLLWNMEQAIHARSKPLKLKGEHLSNIFCLAFDSTNRKVFSGGNDEQVILHDVERRETLNVFLHIDAVYSLSVSPVNDNVFASSSDDGRVLIWDTREPPSTEPFCLASYPSAFHSVMFNPVEPRLIATANSKEGVGLWDIRKPRSSLLRYGGSMSLQSAMSVRFNSTGTQLLALRRRLPPVLYELHSRLPSFQFDNQGYFNSCTMKSCCFAGDKDQYILSGSDDFNLYMWKIPKDPEAGGPGRVVNGAFMVLKGHRSIVNQVRFNPHTYMICSSGVEKVIKMWSPYQQPESLGDLEGEVEDKSRSLYTHEEYISLVLNSGSGLSHDYVSQSIQEDPRMMAFFDSLVRREIEGWSSDSDSDLSEEAIMQLHARGRRTTRAAPTPPAPAAPAPPSESDNDSSSESLAGPDAPERDGQAGEEEEEEEEDEEEEEQQQPRRRSRLQRHQSGFLVNEDSDSSEFWLNSMPRPPSPRDNYILSSPASSPSLPAGASSSSTTSSSSSGGEERRSAVRRRNVVRRRRMHVVSRAADRPESVQTLFSAMDSCSYPSISVDDLSSSSSVEVQNALKPGDLGDEDKCLSPSDFVCLSPVAFHESREDEEEEGGRTELVRRPAASLRSPGGGGAEVVAASWDSGEACSSSVALDSNSPNGHSPGVNGHRRSTAPCARENLHISSESEEETGVAPEGTRRQRDKGLATSSLKRTHMGSEEGESGSSPSEKKLKT, from the exons ATGAAGGAGCTGAAGGGCTGCGGTATGCGCTGCTCTGTGGGCTTTCTGTCCCGCAGAGAGCTGACCGGGCAGCCGCTCATGAAGGAGGAATTCCAGAGGCGCAGGATGGCCGGCTGCACCAGCCTCTACAAGAAGGACATGCTCGGCCACTTCGGATGTGTCAACGCCATTGAGTTCTCCAACAACGGCGGAGAATGGCTCGTGTCCG GAGGAGACGACCGCCGGGTGCTGCTGTGGAACATGGAACAAGCCATCCACGCTCGATCCAAGCCTTTGAAACTGAAGGGCGAGCACCTGTCCAACATCTTCTGTCTGGCCTTTGACAGCACCAACAGAAAGGTCTTCTCCGGGG GAAACGACGAGCAGGTGATTCTTCACGACGTGGAGAG AAGGGAGACTCTGAACGTGTTCCTGCACATCGACGCCGTGTACAGTCTGTCCGTCAGTCCGGTCAACGACAACGTGTTCGCCAGCTCATCCGACGACGGGCGCGTTCTCATCTGGGACACCCGCGAGCCGCCGAGTACAG AGCCGTTCTGCCTGGCCAGCTACCCCTCGGCCTTCCACAGTGTGATGTTTAACCCGGTGGAGCCCAGGCTCATCGCCACAGCCAACTCCAAGGAGGGGGTTGGATTATGGGACATTCGTAAGCCGCGCAG CTCGTTGCTTCGTTACGGAGGCAGCATGTCCCTGCAGAGCGCCATGAGCGTTCGCTTCAACAGCACGGGCACCCAGCTGCTGGCGCTGCGTCGCCGCCTGCCGCCCGTCCTCTACGAGCTGCACTCGCGCCTGCCCAGCTTCCAGTTCGACAACCAGGGCTACTTCAACTCCTGCACCATGAAGAGCTGCTGCTTCGCCGGGGACAAGGATCAG taTATCCTGTCTGGGTCGGATGACTTCAACCTTTACATGTGGAAAATCCCAAAGGACCCCGAAGCAG GAGGCCCGGGTCGAGTGGTAAACGGGGCGTTCATGGTCCTAAAGGGTCACCGCTCCATTGTGAACCAGGTTCGCTTTAACCCTCACACCTACATGATCTGCTCCTCTGGCGTGGAGAAAGTCATCAAG ATGTGGAGTCCCTACCAGCAGCCTGAGAGTCTCGGTGACTTGGAGGGCGAGGTGGAGGACAAGTCCCGCAGCCTCTACACCCACGAGGAGTACATCAGCCTGGTGCTCAACAGCGGCAGTGGTCTGTCCCACGACTACGTCAGCCAGTCCATCCAGGAGGACCCGCGCATGATGGCCTTCTTTGACTCGCTGGTGCGTCGGGAGATCGAGGGCTGGAGCTCCGACTCGGACAGCGACCTGAGCGAGGAGGCCATCATGCAGCTCCACGCCCGGGGACGCCGCACCACCAGGGCCGCGCCGACACCTCCCGCCCCCGCCGCTCCCGCTCCGCCCAGCGAATCAGACAACGACTCGTCGTCGGAGTCGCTGGCTGGACCCGACGCCCCGGAAAGAGATGGGCAagcgggggaggaggaagaggaggaggaggaggacgaggaggaggaggagcagcagcagccgaggAGACGAAGCCGGCTTCAGCGGCACCAGTCCGGCTTCCTCGTGAACGAGGACTCTGACTCCAGTGAGTTTTGGCTCAACTCCATGCCGCGCCCCCCGAGCCCCAGGGACAACTACATCCTGTCCagccccgcctcctctccttcacttcctgccggagcctccagctcctccaccaccagctccagcagcagcggcggagAGGAGCGGCGCAGTGCGGTGAGGCGACGCAACGTGGTGAGGCGGCGCCGCATGCACGTCGTCTCCAGAGCCGCGGATCGGCCGGAGTCCGTACAGACCCTGTTTTCAGCCATGGACTCCTGCAGCTACCCGTCGATATCGGTCGACGAcctgtcgtcctcctcgtcaGTCGAGGTGCAAAACGCCCTCAAGCCCGGCGACCTCGGAGACGAGGACAAATGCCTCAGCCCTTCtgactttgtgtgtctgagccCGGTTGCGTTCCACGAGAGCcgagaagatgaggaggaggagggcggcagGACTGAGCTGGTAAGGCGTCCGGCCGCCTCCCTTCGGTCTCCGGGGGGAGGCGGGGCCGAAGTGGTTGCTGCCAGCTGGGATAGCGGCGAGGCCTGCAGCAGCTCGGTGGCTTTGGACAGTAACTCTCCTAATGGACACAGCCCCGGAGTCAATGGGCACCGCCGGAGCACAGCACCCTGCGCGAGAGAGAACCTGCACATCTCCtcggaatcagaggaagagacTGGCGTTGCACCCGAAGGCACCAGGCGGCAGAGAGACAAAGGCCTGGCGACAAGCTCCCTGAAACGGACTCATATGGGATCAGAGGAGGGCGAgtcaggctcctccccctcagaAAAGAAGTTAAAAACATGA